A region of Salvelinus alpinus chromosome 6, SLU_Salpinus.1, whole genome shotgun sequence DNA encodes the following proteins:
- the LOC139579783 gene encoding uncharacterized protein, whose translation MYFLYPGFTVICSDLLVQPDISLTDSMGGVSRGHQGPEMFRDYSFAITCSTQPQYPGGSFLLTFTGSNRTQTQPAVNHSAAFLFPAADDSHQGNYSCVYDNYVFSHNFSSESELLFLTITASPLPAFIIRHVVVLLLLLTAITTSYLYYKVKTFTQMLQPTRRQNRVNRVSSMDLYVNAMEMVSLSSRAEAGRGEERASQGTE comes from the exons ATGTATTTTCTCTATCCTGGATTCACAGTGATCTGCTCAG ATCTCCTGGTCCAGCCTGATATCTCCCTGACTGACTCAATGGGAGGGGTCTCCAGGGGCCACCAGGGGCCCGAGATGTTCAGGGACTACAGCTTCGCCATCACCTGCTCCACTCAGCCACAGTACCCAGGAGGCTCCTTCCTCCTCACGTTCACCGGCTCCAACAGAACCCAGACCCAGCCAGCTGTCAATCACTCTGCTGCCTTCCTCTTCCCTGCTGCAGATGACTCCCACCAAGGGAACTACAGCTGTGTTTATGACAATTATGTTTTCTCTCATAACTTCTCCTCTGAGAGTGAGCTCCTCTTCCTCACCATCACAG CCTCTCCTCTGCCAGCCTTCATCATCAGACACGTTGTAGTGCTGCTGCTCCTACTGACAGCCATCACCACCTCCTACCTGTACTACAAGGTAAAGACATTTACTCAGATGTTACAA CCCACCAGGAGGCAGAACAGAGTGAACAGGGTGAGCAGCATGGATCTTTATGTCAATGCCATGGAGATGGTCTCTCTGAGCTCCAGAGCTGAAGCTGgacggggagaggagagagcatccCAGGGGACGGAGTAG